Below is a genomic region from Chelmon rostratus isolate fCheRos1 chromosome 7, fCheRos1.pri, whole genome shotgun sequence.
TCGAAGTTTTCTTACTTATGCTCAAACATTTTGAAGAAGCACTGTCTGCCGTGagctgtttacattttttgatatcttaTTCATCATTCACTCTCCGTTACCCTGCCTTCTCATTGCATAACGGTTCATCTTATCTGAGGCCACTGTAGTTATCATATTGAAATATCATGGTGCTTTCCATGAACAGGTCTGGCTCTGTCATCTGTCCTCATACCTTCATTACTCCCTGTCAGCTTGTAGTTAAATAGCATACCTCAAAAGCCTCTTGAGGAATTGACtcatttgttgttgcatttatcacatttaagaaaaagacatatttcagtcacatggtctttctTGGGAATTATAtcagcagctttttgttctCTGGTCATCtggatttgttttccttctatctggatgctttttgttttatgcaATATTTGTTTCCCCACCCTACAGTACTCGTCTGTGTCAGCAGCGTCTCCAATTTCCCTTGAGACAGGGGCAGAAATGGCTAGCCGAGTGTGTCCATTTACCTCATTGCTCCACTTGAGCGCCTTTCTGAAGTGCTTCTACACACAACGCATGTGAAAACACCCAAACAGTGCCAGTGAGGGCAGTGGAAAAGTGAGATATTCAGATGATGTCCTGTCCAAATACACATCATGTTTTCCTGGAAAGGCAACGAGTAAGAAGgtgcctgtctgctctcttgCCACTTAACAAGTGTAGGCAGAAGGGAGGTGCTCACTGTGGCGGTTTTCCCCATAGCAGAACATGCTGACttgtaaaaacaaagtgtgcagACTCGAACTGAAGCCATTATGCTTGGTGAGCTTATTGGGCAAGATCTTGCTGAACAGCTGTGCTTTGGTGTGCTTTATTTATCTTCACTTTCACAGATTTGCACTGTGTGGGGCTCACCAGCAAGAGCTTATGAGGATTGAGAATGAAAGCACAGTCATTCCAAGAGAAGGGTTAAAGATCCTGAGCCAGACATCATCTTTACCAGCTCCATGGTAGATTACATGGCCTGTTGCTCTCTGACCGTCGCTGTTACATGTATATTGAGCAGATGTATTAGGATTTACTTAGACTAATATCATGTGCCTCTTCTCCCCTGGCTCTGGAATGAGGAATAACAGGCACAGACAATAGCAGGCTTTGTGtgatctgtttgtctctgtgttctctTTCCACATCTGCTGGTCATACAGTAAACCTCGTGTCTCCATCGACAGCCTGTAAATGAAGACGCTGGCTGGGATTAACTTTTACTTATccaaacacagctcactgagGAAGCACctacttttacttgaaacacttcacatttacactgaaaaacacagttttctatAGAGGGCTTTCAGCTGTGGTCATGTGCACTGTGTCAGCCTTATTAGAGGCCaccttttttcttatttttttgcaacaatggctaaaaacagctgattgCATCTGTAAAATGAGCTATTCAGTAGTGCTGGACCCTATGGTGATATTTACTGTAAGACAGTAGAGGATTGTTTACCTAAAATGAAGCATTCACAAAACTAGTCAGattactgcaaaaaaaaaaatcgatcTAGGAATATCACTAATCAGTCTTGAGTTCTTGAATTGTTTGGCAGTCAGCAGTATTTATGTCATGAGCGATAACAGTCCTTGGCACCTTCTGTCCAGAGGCTCCATGACTTTtgggaaataaaaaacaaccaagaaCAAAAGAGACTTGTTATATAGGCATTGACAAAGTAGTGTTCATGTCCTGCACTGCAAAGTATTGAATATTATTTGAGCATTTAACCACACAATATTTTCCCAACTGGCCTGAGGATTCAGCCTTGtaaattatttcatttgtgaCATTTAACTGTCCTCGAGGTTACCACTGTTCCCTTGTATGCCAGTTTTCCCACTGAcgtaaataaataatgaattgaaCTGGTTTTTCAAGTAAACATATTTATGATAACAGGGCTTGCAtctatactgtatgtgtaactGTAAAGAAAGCAACATCTGCAGGCGTTTCTGGGGGAGTAGGTGTACAGAAAtagcttgtttcttttttagcGTAGACCCAGGCCCGTTTTTGGAAAAACCTTAATCACATGGGTACAGCACTGCGTTAAGTGGCTTTTTTCATCGTTTCCTTGTTTAGACATGCCTAGTTGCTCTGTATGCTAGATCACAGTATGTTTCAGATGTGGTCTAGCATATCCAGGGACACTCTCTCTTAGGAGCTGAGGGGTtacagagcagagctgtgatCCAGGCTGCCTACACAGCTCTGGGGCTTTTTCCCAGGCCTAGAGCCCCAGAAATAGAGTTTGCCCTGCTCTCTCCTGCAGTGAACCAAAGTTTCCCACTCTTCCATGGAGCTTGGGGTCCCAGCTGAGTCAACCACGTGCAATACTGATAACCAACTGAACTGTGGCTCACTGAAATTTACATCAACAGTTAAGGAAATCATTTGAGTCTAACTGAGGGAGAGTGGCACTGTATGTTTGCAAATTATATTACTAAGAGTTAATTTGAGATTAGTATACTGCTGACAGTTCCTCAGTAAAAGGTTCTGGTTTAAATCATAGCAGATAAAAAGCATACAATGAAGTATGTATTCtaagtagcacacacacacaaaggtaaGTGTATTTTAAGTTAAGGAGGTATTTGCATTCAGTTTGCTTATAAAATGTAATCTTTGCTTTACATGGGGTGGATGTCTCCTATATGAGTTTTTGTATgtatatcatttaaaaaagtttaaaaactgTTAAACCACACCAATAGAGGTAACTCCCTggaaagaacaaagaaatggTTGATTGTATGTTGCAGGGGGCTGGTGGACATTCCTCCTGTGTGTCATTTAAATAAAGCTGGACAATAGAAAAGCTGAAACCTTGATTTTCTTCACCCAAAACATCTGAGCTgtgatttaaacaaacaaagctcCACTTCCTTTGCCTGCACTGTTGTGACGAGGGTTTGTGTTCTGAAGGAGTCATTTGTTATTGAAGGACAGGAAAGAGTTAAACAATTAGAGGTTACAAAATAATGGTTTGGAGAGTGGGTGGTCCCTGATGATTGCTATTTATCACGGATGAGAAAAGAGAACTCAGGAAAAGGGTTGGGAGGTGGATTAGGACACAGAGCAGCGCAGAGGAGCGTGAACAGAGGCACTGCAGGGCTAGCTGATGCTGTAATACGTTTGGGTGGAGGGAGCAAGGTGGTGAGGTCATGTTGAGAACAAGGggggaaaggaaaataaagcgTGCGATTAAAATGTGgaatgtgtgtatctgtgaaGCTTGAGAGATCCATGTTTCCATGGGCTACGGCTGAAACTGCAGAGGAAGGGAGCTGGTGCACACCCAGGAAATGTGACAGAACTGGCATCTGTGAGAAGAGACATAAGCTTTTTAGTGGTCAATAAAAGCAGGATGGAAATGAGATGTAGTATGAAAGCCAGAAAGAGAACGGGAGGAGCACCACAAGCAGTGACTGCACAATGCAAATCATTAAATGGCGACATGACGCACGAGAATCTGCACAGACCTGGCGCAGCTCGGGCTGCCGTCATGTTGTGAATAAATGTCTCAACCCATTCACGACCAAATACTTGgcacaaaaatgacttgaacctggaaaacaaagtTATACTGGTGTGTTGTTTTAAAGGCTTACGTCTGTGTACATTCCAGCCTGCAGCCATCAGCCAACTTATCACTTAGGCCACAGATATGTGGAGTGAGTTAATGGTCATCAAAGGGCAGTGCGGAGGAGGGAAGTTTCGCAATCAGCTTGGGAATAGTGGGAGAGACTGAAAGTGAAGGGGGCAAGAAGTGATAACACTGTGAGGCTGCAAGGACAGGTCCCTCTTGTCACAGGCTGCGGTGTGATGTTGAACAGCTGTGGAGAGAGGGgctcacttcctgtgtcttAACCCACAAAATTCGCTCTTaagcaggaggagagatgagTTCCTCCAACAACAGCattgaaaaacacactggcGGAGTCGTTTTATAGTTTGCATATTCATCCtccctgctgtgtttctcaACCTGTCTGCAGGGAAGTGAAACATCTTTATCTCAGAACATCTCTGCGGCGATATGGCTCTCTGCAGATGCCATGCTTAATGAGAATGTATTGTTCTAACGGCTTCCTTCTCAGCAAGTCACTGCCCAAAATCATTTAGATTTTCTGCTTCATCTAACAGCACAAAAGCATTGCATGCATATATCTTAGCATTCATTAAAACTGACATTCTGTTTGAGAGTTTTGCACTTCCAggagtaaaaacagacaaactagCAGATTTGACCAGGGGATCAAGTTACAGTTAGTTGCAAACTTACACAGCGTGTATCTTTCAAGGTTCAAGGTATCTGTTAGTACAGTCAGTAGTAACCACCTAATATCCgaccaaaatgaaaaaatattaaatacaaGTACAGTGTAACTTTGCTGGGATCAAGTTTTGATCcaggatttttttaatttgtacaatTTCAAAACACTTTGTTGCAGATTCCTCTCATTATCTTTATGAGGATGCTGTCTAATATCTCTCACCATCTAAAGAGTGCAAGGTGACGACTTCATAGTGCACATTTAGTGTGCAAGGATGTTAATTTTGCATCTTCAGATACATGTGCGCATGTATTTATTGTCTTGTGTTATAATAATGAATGTATTAAGGACTTCACAGTTCATATCAAAGAAGTGAAAAAAGCAAGGTCACACAAATAATCCATCAAATTAAGTGTTAATACCTGGTCCACTCTTACATTAGACACATCTGTCTTCAGCGGTACAACTCATGGAAGGTATTgcagacttttaaaatgtgacaaacaatACATCAAGACTGTTGTTAACATTAAGTATTTGTCAGTTGTTTGATTGAACGTCTTTCTTTTCCAGAAGGATTCTCCATCCAAGCCGTCTGTGGCTGAGCTGGCTGGAAGGTTAAAAGGTCATATTCTACCAATGCCCGGCTCAAATGAGGAGGTATTTTATTTGTATCTCATCTGTTATGGTATCcatacaaaaatatacaaaaccaAGGGTTTAGCTCCCTAGAAGACCGAAGCTACACCATACTGTGTACAgaatttattttgaatgaatACTGTACATATGGACAGATTGTGATTACAGATGTTGTTTAAATCCCTCCTCCTTTTTGTATGTAGTTGCCATTTCGTAGAAGACCTCCATGTTCCCTGAAGTTGCAAAATCAAAAGGATGATAATGAAGAGTCAGACGTAAGTCATTTTGTTCCTTTACTAACCAACCTGCTACAAATCAGTCTTTTCTCATATACAAAGGAGGTAGGTTGGATTtgtttactgtacattttcactgcagcctcACAATTTCAGCACCTTAGGAGGTGTTGCCAGATCAGCAattcatctattttttttcttctacctAAAGCAATGGGAAAGTtatgtctgtgctgctgtttttattccagTGAATTGACcaccaaacaaaccacacaaaccTATATTTGCATTATGCCCAATCAAAAGCAtaacaaataatgcaaaaatgaatACACGCATACAATTAGCCTTAATGCTATGTATAACAGTACACATTTTGATCAAAATGGAAGTATCACAAAACATATCAGTATTGTCTTTCCATGTTTCAAATGGGGGCTGTAATGATTTTGTGAATTTGTCTTTTCATTAACTCTGTTCTCTTGCAGACAACCACTGTCTCACCAAATCCCTTTAAAATCAAGATGAAGAACTCCCCCATCATTGAGAAACTTCAGGTAGATGCACCTTGCAACACTTGAATGTATTGTGAGGGAAATTGAACAAGTAGCCTTATTGTAAGATGCAGAATACATGCAGAAGTTGCTTGTGTTGTCAGGTGATTGAGATATTTAAAGCGTTACTGCCCCCCACTGTTTAGTTGACACTAGTGCCTGAGCTGCTTGCATGctgagaaaaagaggaagggcTTGTCCCTGATGCTACAATCGGCTCAGATTAATGAGCTAATGGGATCATGGGCCACCCAGCCCCTGATGAGGCTCTGCCTCACTACCATCGATTTGTTAGTTAGCAGTTCACACGGTGGGCAGCCATGGGACAAAAGGGCTGCcgcttctccctcttcctcttctccccaGTGCAGGTAGGATACTGTCCTCTAACTCGAgatgttttttaagtttttagaTCTTTAGATCTCAGAGTGAATATGGCAGGTGTTGTTTTTGACACTTAAAAGGGAATTTCAGGACATACTGCcagcaggtgtgttttcaaAGTAGGAAGGTGACAGGTGCTATCAGAGCAATACTTATAATATTCTTTATATGACAAGGAGGGATAATCCCTGCTTTGTGAATAGACATACTAGCAGTTCttagtttttaattattattaaaaattataattaaattgttttttaataacatACCCATTATTAAAGTAACATGACACTGTCTTTCCTTCACTTATTATATTTCTCTCATACTGATTTAATCTGGCTCACTCTCATTTTGAAAGGTGCTGTTTAAATTGATTTGGGCCATTTATTACAATTAAATTTTATTAGAACACAATGTACTAAAGAGATTATAGTCTCCAGGCTTCAGGATCTTTCTTCCCCATGCAGGCCAATCTTGCTCTGTCACCCACTGCTCTGCTACCTACACCCAAGAGTCCTGAGGTGAAGCTCCAGCCGGCACCGTTGTCCCCCACCACACCCTGCAGCCCGCTGAGCCCCCTGAGCCCCACCCTTCAACCCTCACATGTTtgcagtgaagaggaggatcTCGTCAGCTTCAAAAACCCACCTGAAGGCACCCCGCTGCCAAGCATCAACAAGGTAAACATATGGTTCATGCAAAGCTGCACATTAACATGACAATCTCAATCGATCTCAGCTGTTTCTTAAAACATGTCCTTATAATGCAGTTGGACTAGTATTACTGTAAGTATCATGTTGAAAAGCAAGACTTTCAGAGCAACAAACTACACTCTAGGTCATCCACATAATGTATTTGCGTGGGTTTTTTTCATGAGTCGAGTCATTAAGAGACAAACATGAGCTGCTGTCACATTGAGGACCCTGAAGTGTTTCTCACGCTATTCGCTGAGTGAGCTGTGACGTCACAGACGGACACATGGTCCTTGTCCCTGTTGACGTGCTTCTCAGTGGGTGTTCTGCATCTTCTGTTTAAGCAGGCCTTGGATAAGCTGGAGTAAGATGCCCCTGTAGTGCATGAGTGCTGCTGCATGGGGGATTGAAGATGTAATCCCTTTAGCCTAGTTAAAGTCCTGTACCACTTTGTATAGTGCTCTCACGCATACAGTGTATTAATTAAACTTGGAAAGGTACCAGAACATTTCATGATACAAATGAATTGATGCTGAATAAAGATTCTTAGTTGTCTTTTAAATCTAAGTTGccttgattattttattttattctgtttttgtttgtctaaaAAACATGATCTAAATTCCCTTCTGGCTCTTGTCCATCTTTTCCACACAGACTCGTGCACGGCTATCATTCAAGAGGCGCCTGCCCACGAGACAGCACAGGaggtcagctgcagaggaggggggagccTTTGCGAGTGCTCCGTCTCCAAGTGAACTGTACAGCCCAAAGGAAAATGGGGACCAGGAGCAGGTTTTCGACAGCCCAGCAGAGGAAGCCGAATGTGGACAGCCAGTAAGTCTGAAAGAAGctgaagagaaagacagggacTGTGAAAAAACAGAGGATGGGGTTGCAAAGAGTGACccagacagcaggagagatcCGGAGGAGGGGCAGGAAGCAGAACAAGCCCAGAGCTTGGACACTTTGGAGGAGGAACAGCAGCCATCAGAGCCTTGCACGGCCAAGCAGATACAGGCCAATATTAAGACAGAAGAGGGGCAGCAGGAGATGGCTCAAGAGGAACACCAAGGAGGAAATGGCCGGGTGTGAGCTGTGAatttttataaaaataaaaaatataaatatatatatatgaataagTTATTCAGTGCTTTGATTAAGAGAACTCTTTGAAAAACATGCCTCAGAGGAAGtttatctgttttaaatgtCTTGGTACCTGCTCTCTTTTAAGTCCTTCTGTCGCCCCCTCCTGGCCACCTATAGAACAGGTCTGTGAAGACTGGAGGGTAATGAGAAGCAGCTGTTCTCTGCATATGGAAATAAGCATCACAGTTGATACTGTATCCATTATCTGCGGGAGGAAATTTGTGTCATGTTGTACTAAGTCTGCGTGACCAGACTCCTGTTTTTatgacaaatatatatatttttcattgcCGAGATTTGACATAAGTCAAAGACATTGTTACAATGCAATTCCAAGTCAGAAGTCTCTGCCATGTCAGGACTTTGGAAATACTGGGATGACAAAAATAGTATTAGATTCACATTAGTATATGTTAGCAGGTATATAAAATGTTCTGACACCATACCAAATCACTATCACTTTAGGTTGAAATTATGTAATTTGCTTATTTAGTTTCTGTTGATGTATATTGGTCTATTTATCTGCTTGTCTATTATTTTGTGTACAACAAAATATCTAAATCACAGGGCGACTGTTGAGTAGCTCGGGTCCTCAGCAGTTACGCACAGAAATgttaagaaaataaacagccTCCTTCTAATGTAAGAAAAAGGTTGACATGTCTTTGTCAAATGTTTGGGTTGACAGAATCAGTGAGTCTGTATTGAATGTCAGTAAACACTTCATGCTTCGTGTCATCTCCTGACACagttgtttgtttaatgcacTGTCTTCAGCCAGATAAGGCCCAAAAAGTacagttttgtagtttttggttGTTGATGATAAGGGATAGCGCTGTCAAAATGCAGATTTGAAGGCCCCTGCAAGCCTATTGAACACCCACACAGGTGATTTTAATTATTCTCCTTCATTAGACCTCTTCTCagggctgtgtttgtgtgtttctcagcaTGTGTCACTGGAGCACCAGCAGGGATAGTTTCCTCTGACCAGGTCTCGTGTCCTCACTGACCACGAAGATGAACCTAGTAAAGTAAACACAGGGGGAGTTGTGACTCAGAACTAAGTTGTAAAAGCTTACAAAAGTGCTCCTTCATATTGGTAACTTCACCATAACAGGACAGTTGGCAGCACAGTTTGTGTGCACTATATGTCTATGTGAACGTGCAGACAATATAAActacaaatgcaaaacaacaagtGGATATTAAAATGTCTCAGAAAGCTCAACAATGCAAGAGATTCCACATTTTCCTTTGTGCTAATAATAATGTTGATACTGAAGTGTTGAAGTCTCTCTCAGTCACACTTCTCCTGTCTGGTCACTATGGAAGGTGTACCCTAAGAGAGTGGAATCAGTCAACCTGTAACACCTGCGCCAGTTAAACCCCTGGCACTGCTCCCATGAGCCCTTCCCCCATCACCCTCCTGCAGCTGATtccctgtttacacctggcattaacatgcgtCTTGGGTGATCCGAGGACAGCCGAGACACATcatgttcacacctgtgtctgTCATGCATCTCCAAGGTGTCCAGCTGACCACTTGGAAAAGCctgtacatgttttttttagcttttacaTGTTTGCTTTGCTAGCTGTTAACCTGTGTGAAACAAACATTGCACCACGTAATAACTGTGCATGGGGCCCTTTGACTGTGTAGCAGAAGTGACATAGGCAGTAAGGAAACCTGAACACAAGTGGTCAGCTGGACACCTTGGACACGTATGGTAGACGCAGGTGTGAACGGCTATGTGTCTCAGATACCCACCCAAGATGCATGTTAATGACAGACTTAACAGGGTCTGAACCACACCCCATGACCACAATCTGGGTCGCTGAATGTTAAACTAGAATAAGTTTCCTATATATTATTTAAATCATAgcagtgttttgatttgtttaataTATGTTTAAGGGGGGCAGATGCAGCTCGTTTGACAATTAACTGTgttttgtaataataatgtcaaGAATagtaattatttatttacatacatTGTTTATATGGCAGTATGTATGATCAAAGCATGATCCCAGACTAGGCTCAAGATTTCAAGGCTAAGCCCCGGATCTCCTCTGACCCTTGAATTCCTCTGCAAACTTAATAGATTAACAGCTTCAGATGTCTTGCA
It encodes:
- the zgc:153184 gene encoding capZ-interacting protein isoform X1 yields the protein MEKDSPSKPSVAELAGRLKGHILPMPGSNEELPFRRRPPCSLKLQNQKDDNEESDTTTVSPNPFKIKMKNSPIIEKLQANLALSPTALLPTPKSPEVKLQPAPLSPTTPCSPLSPLSPTLQPSHVCSEEEDLVSFKNPPEGTPLPSINKTRARLSFKRRLPTRQHRRSAAEEGGAFASAPSPSELYSPKENGDQEQVFDSPAEEAECGQPVSLKEAEEKDRDCEKTEDGVAKSDPDSRRDPEEGQEAEQAQSLDTLEEEQQPSEPCTAKQIQANIKTEEGQQEMAQEEHQGGNGRV
- the zgc:153184 gene encoding capZ-interacting protein isoform X2 — protein: MEDSPSKPSVAELAGRLKGHILPMPGSNEELPFRRRPPCSLKLQNQKDDNEESDTTTVSPNPFKIKMKNSPIIEKLQANLALSPTALLPTPKSPEVKLQPAPLSPTTPCSPLSPLSPTLQPSHVCSEEEDLVSFKNPPEGTPLPSINKTRARLSFKRRLPTRQHRRSAAEEGGAFASAPSPSELYSPKENGDQEQVFDSPAEEAECGQPVSLKEAEEKDRDCEKTEDGVAKSDPDSRRDPEEGQEAEQAQSLDTLEEEQQPSEPCTAKQIQANIKTEEGQQEMAQEEHQGGNGRV
- the zgc:153184 gene encoding capZ-interacting protein isoform X3; this translates as MPGSNEELPFRRRPPCSLKLQNQKDDNEESDTTTVSPNPFKIKMKNSPIIEKLQANLALSPTALLPTPKSPEVKLQPAPLSPTTPCSPLSPLSPTLQPSHVCSEEEDLVSFKNPPEGTPLPSINKTRARLSFKRRLPTRQHRRSAAEEGGAFASAPSPSELYSPKENGDQEQVFDSPAEEAECGQPVSLKEAEEKDRDCEKTEDGVAKSDPDSRRDPEEGQEAEQAQSLDTLEEEQQPSEPCTAKQIQANIKTEEGQQEMAQEEHQGGNGRV